In Candidatus Methylomirabilota bacterium, the genomic window CCAGACGACCAGGGCCGGCGTGGCGACGCCGCCGAGCAGGTGCGGCAGCGTGGGGTTGTACATGTACGGCTTCCACGCGATCCGGAACGTCATTTCGCGGTTGAGGTCCCACTGCTCGAGCGTGGCGGTCGGCGGCTCGGCGCCGAAGAGCCGATCGAACTCGCCCTGGTCGGCGAAGCCCCGGCGCACGTAGTCGATGTAGGAGAGGAGGGCCTGGTCGGCGATCTCGCCGCGCTCGGGCTTGATCCCCATCGCCCCCACGAGGACGAGCCGCCTGAAGGCGCGCGGGGCCATCGTCGCCATCTCGGCCGCGATCCAGCCCCCGAACCCGAGGCCGACCAGCGACACGCGGCCGGGCTCGCGGGTCAGCTCGCGGGCCCCGAGCAGCCCCTGGTACACGACGGCGACGTCGCGCACGCTGCGCATCCAGTCCGGGCGCTCGGATCCATCGTAGCCGGGATGCGACGGCACGAGCACCGTGAACCGCCGCGCGAGCGCGTCGTAGAACGGCAGACGCGCGGGGCTGCCGATGTCGTGGTGGAGCACGACCAGCGGCGCGCCGGTGCCCGCGCGCGCGACGTGCAGCGCCGGGCCCGTGACCGTCACGGTCTCGGACTCCCAGGTGATCGTGGTCGAGCTCACGGTGACCGCGCCTCCTCAGCCGACGGCCGGCATGACTTCTCGGGCGAAGAGCTCCATCGAGCGCAGGACGCGCGGGTGCTCGAGGTCGCCGAACCAGAAGCTACAGTTGAAGTGGGTGATGCCCACGAGCTCGCGGATGCGCTTGATCTGGCGGATGCACGTGTCGGGCGTCCCGATGACGAGGAAACGGTCCAGGAGGTCGTCCAGGTCGGGCTCCTTCGGCGCCGGCACCGGGATGGCGCGGCCCTGCTCGACGCGCTCGTAGTGGTTGCGCAGGGAGAGCGTCACCCGCATGTTCCAGCGGGCCTCCTCGGCGGCGGCCCGCGCGTCGGCGTGGCTGTCCGTCACGTAGACGGCGCGCTGCACGCCGACCTCGAGCGGGCGCTCGGGCTTGACCTCGGCCACGGTGCGGTCGAAGAGCCGGCGAAACTCGGCCATGCGCTCGATGGGGACGCCGAAGCCGCCCGTGAGCACGTTGAACCCGCGGCGCACCGCCCCCTCGACGGAATCCGGGCTCTGCGCCGTGATCCAGATGGGCGGGCGCGGCTTCTGGACGGGCTGGGGGAACACCGTCGTCTCCGGGATCTTGAAGAGCTTCCCGTCGTAGCTGAAGGGCCGGCCCTCGAACGATTTCAGGATCACGTCGATCGACTCCTCCCAGCGCGCGCGGCCGCTCTCGAGCTCGAGGCCGAACCGCTCGAACTCGTAGTGCTGGTAGCCCCGCCCGAGGCCGACGTCGA contains:
- a CDS encoding alpha/beta hydrolase, with amino-acid sequence MSSTTITWESETVTVTGPALHVARAGTGAPLVVLHHDIGSPARLPFYDALARRFTVLVPSHPGYDGSERPDWMRSVRDVAVVYQGLLGARELTREPGRVSLVGLGFGGWIAAEMATMAPRAFRRLVLVGAMGIKPERGEIADQALLSYIDYVRRGFADQGEFDRLFGAEPPTATLEQWDLNREMTFRIAWKPYMYNPTLPHLLGGVATPALVVWGRDDRIVPLECGERYTKALPRARLEIVEGAGHFVAMEKPEELARLVTRFVTEA
- a CDS encoding LLM class flavin-dependent oxidoreductase — its product is MKFGTFLLMQSPSARSSREIYARGVEIAQAAEALGFNNVWLAEHHFSTYGYLSRPAQLATYIAAKTTRLRVGTAVIVVPLHHPLVIAEEIATLDLLSGGRLDVGLGRGYQHYEFERFGLELESGRARWEESIDVILKSFEGRPFSYDGKLFKIPETTVFPQPVQKPRPPIWITAQSPDSVEGAVRRGFNVLTGGFGVPIERMAEFRRLFDRTVAEVKPERPLEVGVQRAVYVTDSHADARAAAEEARWNMRVTLSLRNHYERVEQGRAIPVPAPKEPDLDDLLDRFLVIGTPDTCIRQIKRIRELVGITHFNCSFWFGDLEHPRVLRSMELFAREVMPAVG